The following is a genomic window from Mauremys mutica isolate MM-2020 ecotype Southern chromosome 4, ASM2049712v1, whole genome shotgun sequence.
gtggcccAGGTGGGCCacggagtttttatagcatgttgggggggggaggagggtgctcAGAAACCCCTGAGAACCCCTTATCTAGACCTTCCCATCAGGCTTGTTTGCTGACTGTATGTATTATATTCTTTGATTCTCTATCCCTGGCTTTTCCACATAAAGCCATTGAGCCTCTTGGAGAAGAAACCTCTCCTGACACCTATTCTAAAGTATCCTCACATCCCTTAACTTCCCCCTAAAACTGTGCATGAGACTGTTGTAGTATAAAAAGCTCTTGTCCTAGATCTTTGGTAAATTTCCCTACTTCTCATGTTTAGTGCATTAAGTCTTCCCTCCTGTTATCTGAATTAGTCCTGAGGCCATCATTtggtctctctcctccccccattccATTTCATCCTTCTCCTCTAGTGCCCTGTCTCATCTATCTAACCTTGTGTCCTACATGTGGGCTCTGCCTCTTCTCTCTCTACCAGTTCCATTCTGTGGATGCATCAGCAATCTGACCTGTAGATCAGCTGGACATAGCACAACAAGACACTCCCCAGTGCAGAGGGGGCAGTGCCACCTGGTTGAGTTGTTTTAGCCCAGTGTGTTGGCGTATGAGCATGACAGACATGCAGAACAAACTTCTCACTGGTGGGTTTTAGTTGCTAAGGAGCTCCTGTTCCCCTTTTACTAGGGCATCACGACATAATTtgcagccactggcctgctggggcACTCAGATTTCCAGATTCTTTTCAGTTTCATTTATGCATGAAAACATCTAGCCAAGTTAACAAATCTGTATGAACAGAATGGAACAGACTTTCAGTATATGTAGGTCTGTGGGCTGAgggtgggagaagggagctgaaaTTATTTTGGAGTCCATCATATGAGACTGGCAAGACCAACTAGTAATCAGCACCTGCTGCAACACATGGTGACATTTCTTGTCAGATGGACTAGTTCAGAGGGATTAACATATGGGCAGTTCCTTCCTACACCAACATCTGGGATTTCTCAAGGGTGTTTTTCTTCAAAGGGAAGCTTTTTTGTTTTCTCAGATCAATTCCACTCTTGAATCATTTGGGTCCTGCAAGtagccataaaaaaaagttggcaGGTTTAACTGGTGTAATCCCTGAAATATGCTTGCTGCTTCCTTCCAGTTTATGATTCTGCTAGCAGTGGGTGGAGGAGGTGATGTTCAGACCTGGGTCCAGCTTAGGCCCAGATTGGAGTTTCGGTTTGTGGCTAAACAAGGCCAGCATTTGGGTCTGAATTTGGAGGCGTTGAAATCTTTGCTAATTGCTCTCACAATATTTGGATTGCATCTGGTCTGGGAaaaggttccttccagttttgGCACCACCCAGAAATTAAAAAAACTCCGAAAAACACACACCTCTTCAGGTGTGTACAGATCTGGGATCTCAGACCTGCCTTCCTCCactctgaaattaaaaaaaaaaaaaaaactcggTCTGAAAGACTAGAGTTTTGTTTCTTTCTAGTTGATCTGTAGAGTTAGCAGAGGTGGTTGGCAGAGCAGAATTATCCTCACTGTGACTGTGGGTACTTCAGGACATATTCCTAGGGCAGGAACAATCTCACCAGGGTGGCCTCCTCTACAGATGTCACTCTATTaaggtttttggggtttttttaaataaaggatgggattttcagaagggctgaatGTTGGCCTACCTCTGCTTCCACTAAACTCACGGAGTTTTACCACTGGGAGCAGAACTGTGTGACTGTTTAATCTGATGTATTCATAAATCTCCACCCACAGGTCCCCGACTGTGGTGGGCTACTGTGTTAGTTATTCCCATTAAAGCTCACACTTGCTCTGTCAATGCCTCTTTCCAGGTCTGCTGATGTTTGCCATCACACACATCCTGTACTCCTCAGCATTCGGGATGAAGCCTTTGGACCTGAAAGCCGGCTTTGTGATGACCCTTGTTTCCAGCTTCTGCTACACCTTCCTCTACTCCTACCTTTCAGGCCCCTTCACCTACCTGGTAGCTGTCTATATCGCTTTGATTGGCTTCATGGGGTGGCGTGCCATTGCTGGCGTGCAGCTGTGCAATGATCTCTGGACTTGGACCAAGCTTTCGGCCTGTATCGGCGCAGTGCTTTTCATGGTGTCAGATCTGACCATTGCAGTTAACAAGTTCTGCTTCCCGGTGCCCTACTCACGTGCCATCATCATGGCCACTTACTATGCAGCCCAGATGCTCATTGCACTCTCAGCTGTGGAGAGCAGGGATGAAGAGGACTTCAAAAGGAGGAATTAGACGGGACACCAGCAGGCTCATGAACTGCATGGATTATAACTGGGGTGCTGTAGCAGCATTAGTCGCTGAGGGATATCTCCATCTCTCAAGGTGCATTGATGATAGAGATTTTGCTTCTTTGAAGCATtatctttgggtttttttaatctgacTCTCCTTGAATGTAATTTACTTCAGCGTGGAGACCACATTGGAGAATTTAGACTGCTCCTACAGTAGCTACTCATTGACCTTTTCCTCTTGGACACTTCAGGAGTCCTCTCTAATACCACATTATATTTGTTAATCCTGAAAGTGGTTCTGAATGTTATGGAAGGAGAAGGCTAATTTAAAGAGACCATGAAAAGAGGCTAGGCAGGTTAAGAGTCTTGCCTTTGACCCTGGACACACACATGTCCAAATCCCAGCTAaggtgatagggtgaccagacagcaaatgtgaaaaatcaggacaggtgggggtggtggtaataggagcctatataagaaaggccccaaaatctggactgtccctataaaattgggacagctggtcaccctaggtgacaATGAGTCTAGGTGGTGACTAGACTAGATCCCACTTGTGGGCATTACAAAGCCACCACACAGGGTGCAGCAACTGACAGCCTCTGCTCAAAGAAAGCCCAGGAGTAGCATAGCAGGAGGATAGGTAGTGCAGGTCAGGGCTAAAGTACATTGGTAAGAATTGGGTGGTGGGAAACTTGCACTGTACCTGTTTCTAACCAGGACTCTTCTGAATTCCAAATTCATGCAACTTCCTATTTAAATGCCATTCAAAGTTTTTCTGCCCAATATGAATGCTGCTGAGCATTTAGTATGCGATACACTTTCAGCAGCAACTTCAGAATGCAACAACATTCTGAACTTtgagaaaatgggaaatgaaaggcattctttaagCAGGCGGGGTTACGATGAAAGGATAAATGCATGTAAGTTAATGAGCAGTTTTAGCAGGCAACTTTCAGCATTTGCTATGTTGGCCTACGGTAGTCCTGTGGCTGTGTGCTAAGATACATGATGGAACAATGGATCTGTCTTTCAACATCAGACCGCACCCCATTACCAGTAGCTTTGTTGACTGAATTAATAAGCCAGGCAAACCTCCTGCACCTCCTCTGTAGGTGCTGAGAGCTCTTGAATCAGTGACAATGCTTGTATCAACTCCAAAACAAAGGCAAAGTATTAAAACACAATGGGATATGGCGTACTTTGATCACTGTGAAGTTACTCCAGACCCAAGTTTATGGATGCATCATTAGTGGTAATAGGCAATTGTTTTAACTGTGAGCTTGGCAGCTTTTCAGGGAAACCTATTTATTCAATTAAGGCCAGTAGGCTTCTCTATATTTGTATATGTCTACACACTTGACCCTATACATAGGTGCACAGTAGTATGGTATTAGTAGCCACTCTATGCAACCTGAGTTGGGGTATTCTGTGCTTTGCCCCACGCCTTGGGAGATGCATTCCACTAAGGAATCTATTTCTTCTGGGCTCACATTTGTCCATAATGTGGGAATTGGGAGACTGGAATTTGTCATTTAAGCATTTATCGCTCAGTATTTACAGCCGCTAAGTGAGAATACTCTGCATATTTGCACATAATATTTAATATGCCCCTTACTCAGGGTATTTGTTAGCATTTTCCCTTGCCTCTAAAGCCAGCTATGTAGAACAAGTATCTGTTTTTTACCAGTCAGTGGCAAAGCAGCAAGTTTGTGCCGCTTGACTTTGCAAAGCCCCCTTTGAGGCAAAGCTACCTGAAAAGAATGATTCTGTGCATTCAAACCAGCTCACCCCATTTCTCCTAACATCCTGGAGCCTATAATAAAATCAGAACCATTAGAGATGGGAAAACCAATTTCCCCTACCAACCCAAACTATTTGGCCATCTTATCCTCCTTTCTGCCATAGCAAGAGTATCTCTTCCATTAGACTCTGTTAAGGATTCTGGTGAGGTATTTTTAATTTCACAGTTATAATGTTACTTTCCAATAGTTCCTTCCCTCCTGCATGCtggttttaatttattgggggttGCTCACAAGTGCTGAGCTGTTGCTGCCCTGGATTTTTCTTTGATACATGACAAATGGATGGAGAGGCATTGCCTATGGATATACACTGATAGTGCATTGAGGGGgctttcctcctcctttcccaaatctgatggtgtccctttaatgTTTATTTTGTGGCCCTTCCTCTCATTGCTCAGACAggtactcacatgagtagtcccactgattgtAATGAGACCACACAGGTGAATAACTGTTCCTAAATGTGAGTGAGGAGTTCACAAGTGGGCCCTGTCACAGGGTGCTCTACTCACCACAggatggcacctcctcctggtggttCTGAGGATTAGCTCTGCCAGACCAACACCTCTTCCCATGGTTGTAATCTACCTctctgtctgcagcccctctttcactccagggagctgctgcttcctctTTGTGATTCAGCTGTCCAACCAGGTCATTAAGTGGCTTCTCCTTCCACCATAGTCTTTCAAAGTCTCCTTCCACAGCCAGTCCTCACACCCACTGTCCTCACAACATCACTTCACCAGTCTTCTTCTTCACTGCCCTTAGCGCTACCACTCTGCAGtggttggtaggggaacccagacccacccTCTATTCAGGGCTCCAGACCAGGGCCATATAGTGAATAGTTAAGGCCTAACTCTGTACCAACCTTACTGCTCTCACCCCTGGATTCCTTCCTACTGTGAGTCATCTTCTCCTCTACCTCAGGAAGTGGGACAACAGACTTTCTCCCTACTACCTTCTTATACCAGCTCCAGTCTCCTGGCTTTGTAGAAGCCCCACCTGTCCTCTCACAGGTGATCTTCCTTCTAATCAGCTTCCTCCAGTATAAATCTCCCATTTGCAGTCTAATTTGGTTGATTAGGCTTGACTAGGCCTAATTCAACCCTTGCAGAGTTAGTGTGGGGAGTACATCTCATCACAGGCCCTATGCCCTGAGAGCTTTGTTTTTGCACCTGGCATTTCTGAGATTGATCCTGCAGGTTTCTTGAAGGCCAGTTGCAATGCTCTGactgaggacttgtctacagggctgcagctgcactgatgaaGTGCACGGttgtagcacttagtgaagacactacctatgctgacaggagagttctcccatcagcgtaggtacTCCAACTCCCTGAGAGGCAGGCTTCTCTCATCAGTGTAGTGCTGTCTATACCAGCAGTTCAGCTggttta
Proteins encoded in this region:
- the TMEM86A gene encoding lysoplasmalogenase-like protein TMEM86A, which codes for MVSPVTVVKSEGPKLVPFFKATCVYFVLWLPTSSPSWFSALIKCLPIFCLWVFLLAHGINFLVAHRSASRILAGLIFSAVGDAFLIWQEQGYFVHGLLMFAITHILYSSAFGMKPLDLKAGFVMTLVSSFCYTFLYSYLSGPFTYLVAVYIALIGFMGWRAIAGVQLCNDLWTWTKLSACIGAVLFMVSDLTIAVNKFCFPVPYSRAIIMATYYAAQMLIALSAVESRDEEDFKRRN